One Natrinema longum genomic window, CCGAGAGGTCGTCGTCGATCGCTTCGACCATCTCCGCCGCGAGCGCGCTCGTTTCTGCACTGACGTCAGTTCCGACATCCCCCCGCTGATCGTCGTCGCCGGCCTCCTCTTCCGCGTTCTCATCACTCTCGTCCGTTCCACCGAGGCAGCCGGCGACCGTTCCGATGCCGACGGTAGCCCCTATCGTCAACACTGATCGTCTCGGGACGCTCTCGATCGTCTCGGATATATTCCGTTTCATAGTATTTCCCCGTTCGCTCGGTTCTTCCGAGGAGACGAGCACCGGCCCGTAATTACGGATGGAGCCGGCCTCCTCCGTGAGAACGACCGTCCCCGGGTACTGCTCGTGCCATCGCTCCCACGCCGTCCGGGCGACCTGGAACTCCTCGAGGGACTCCCCTTCGCCCGGGCCGCGGATACTCCGTGCGAGCATCTGCGGATACTCCGCGCGAGCATCTGGGGCCACCACGTCTCCGTTCCGCGATCGTGCATGACGAGGGTGCTGTTGATCAGTCGGTCGGAGACGCCGAACTCGCTCTCACCGCGAGAGAAGTCCTGTGCGGTCCCAGTTAGCGGGCAGTACGTCACCGCGACCGGTTCGCCGCCGAAGACGGGATCCCCGCCGGCCAGATTTGCGGGCGGGTCGTCGGCCGAGGTGAACTGCGGATCGTCGATCGACAGGATGTCGTCCGGTCCCGAGCCGCCGGACAGGCTCTCCGCCTCGAGTTCGTCGGTCGTGTACTCCTCGGGAAGCGATCGGTCGGCGATCGGCGGGCCCTCCGTCGGTGTTGCACCGCGATCGGACGCGCCGGAGCCATCCAGACAGCCTGCAAGAGCCGCGAGAGCGAGGCCACTGGCCGAGGTGATGACGCGTCGTCTCGAAAGAGCGTCGGGTCTGCCGTCGTGCATAGGTGTCGAAAAGGACGCAGCGCACATAACCGGGTGTCGGCCGTGTGTAATCGACGCACACCCACATCCCGATCGGTACTGACGCCCGACGCACTACTCGCGTGCACCTCATAGACGGGAAAGCGACAGCGGGGTAGCGCAGAATAGAGCGAATCCGATCCGCCGTTCGGGACGAACTGAAGGAATCGTCTAATAGCCGGTCACTGCACGGCCAGTCTCATGCACCGGCCTTCAGCTACGACTCTGATCCAACCTCCCGTGGCGTCGTTCCTATCCGTGGGACAGCGCCGCATCCGGTCACGTTACGATTGACGGAATCGACGGGCCAGGGCGTTCCGTCGGTCGCGGTCACTCTCCGAGGAGAGCGCTACCGAGGGCGGGGAAGATCATATGCGCGAAGTGAACCGTAAGGACGACGATGATCGGGCCGAGGAAGAGTCCGTACCAGCCGAACGCGAGGGTCCCGAGGAAGTATCCGAGGAGAACCAGTCCCATGTGGACGCCGCTTCGTGCGGACAGGTACGACCGCGCGAAGAAATCGGGGATCGTGTCGACGACGACGAACGTGAAGACGAGGAACGCGACCGGGTGCCAAAGCGGCGTCGACGTCGTCACTGCGAGTCCGAGCAGGATCAATCCGTACGGGACGTAGACTATTTTCATCCCGACGGCAGGGATCAGCGTCCCGATCCCGATGAGCAGCGAGAGCAACACCGGCGTCGCAACGACGGCCCCTCCCGAGGCGAGATAGTTGAGACCGGTGTACGTCGCGACGGCAGTCACGGCGGCGACCGCAATGACCGCAAGATTGCTGAGAAAGACCGTTTCGAGGTCGTCGTCGACCGACTCGATGTACGAGACGATCTCGTCGTCGTGGTCGATGCTCTCGTAGAACCACCGTCGTAACTTCTGGTCGTCACGCAAGAGATAGAAGAGAAACGTGAGCATGAGGAAGAATCGAGCGAGAACCGAGAAGACGAATCCGGCGATCGACTGCAGGCGTCCCAGGACTCCCGCCAGGTCCTGTCGAATGATGCCCCCGATGGAGCCACCAGTGCCGGCCGTGAACGCGTCCCGGAGTCTATCGATGTTGCCCTCCCTGGCCAATCGCAAATACGGCTGGAGGAGCGATCGATACGCCTCGAGTTCGCTCGAGGCGAGAAACTGATCCAGTTCCCGGAGTGCGACGAGGCCCGCGTAGGCGATGACAGCAGCCATAGGGATGACGACGAACAGTATCGTGACCGTCGCCGTCACGTTCGGATAGTCGATGACGCGGTCGAGTTGGCGATACAGTGGACGCGTCGCGTAGTAGACGAATATCGCGAAGAGGACCGTCCCCACGTATCTGAAGAGGGCGATCCCGATCAGTGCCGCGATCACCGATCCGAATCCAACCCAGAGGAGACGCTTGCCGTCCCAAGTGTCGAAAACGGCCATGGTCAACTAGACGGGCACGAACCGGAAGAATGCCGGTCTCGAAAGAGCAGACTGTCTCGGATTCGTTTCTGACGCCGATGCCAATCGGAACCAGCCTCATCCGACCCACTTCGCGTCCACGCGAGAGTACGCCTGGCCCGAATTCGAGATGGACCGGAAACGAACTCCCGTCAGCAATACGAATCGACTCATCACTGTCGACGTCAGCGATCCCGGTCGACGAGAGGAACCATATCACGTCCGTCGATCCGTTGGCGACGGACGTTCATTCCGTTGGGCAGTTGCGAATTTGGCTGCGGATTTTAGTGTCTCCGGACCGCGTTGATACGCTGTGGCGCTCGAGAACCTCGTCCGTGACGAGCGGATGAACGCCGCCATCGGATGGTTGCTGACGGGCATCGTGGTGTTGGGTGCTATTGAGAGTGTTCTTACAGGTGTTCTTCTCTGGGGCGGGTTCGAGCTAGTCATCGTCGCTACGGTCTCAGTGCCAGCGCTGATCACCGGCGACTGGACGGCGATGGTTTCCTGGCCGCTCTTGGCAGTCGCTGCGTTCTCTGTCGTTGCCAGTGTGGCCGAATTTCCGTCCGAGACCGTGGTGTATCTCGCCGTTGCGACGCTCGCACTCATTGTCGTCGTCGAGCTTGAGACGTTCGCATCGGTCGAACTGAGTCGTCGGTTCGCCGTCGGCTTCGCGATGCTGACGACGATGGCGCTCCAGGCGCTCTGGACCGTCGCGCAGTTCTACTCGGATCGGTGGCTCGGGACCGCGTACCTGCACTCGCAGACCGAACTCCAGTGGGACTTCGTCAGCGTCACCGTCGTGGGGCTCGTCCTCGGCGTGCTCTTCCAGTGGTACGCTGGCCGATTCGAGCCGGCGGGTGCCGTCGCTCGAGCCGCGAACGGAGCGGACCCACCATGACGCTGGGCGACGCGCTGGGACTGACGGATGCTCAGGAGCGCCGTCTCGTTCGAGGCCTGCAACTCGGGCTCGTCGCGCTCCTCGGTTACGGGGTCGTGACGTTTCAGTTCGGAATCTCCGGAACTGCGGGGTTTGCCCTCGGGATAACGCTCCTGCCGGCGTGGTTGCGCCGGGAGTACGGGTACTCGATGGACGCCGGACTCGTCCTCTGGACCACCACCGCCGTGATCCTTCACACGATGGGATCGCTCTGGTTCTACGACGTGTACCAGTGGTACGACGAGATCGCACACACCGTCTCGGCGTCAGTCATCGCAGGACTGGGGTATGCGGCCTTCCGAGCGTTCGAACTCCACACCGACGAGATGAACGTCCCGTCGACCTTTCGCTCCGTGTTCATCGTCGTCTTCGTCCTCGCGATCGGGGTCGTCTGGGAGGTACTCGAGTTCGCCCTCGGCGGCGCGGTGGTCACTGTCTATGGCATCGACGACATCGTTACCGACTTCGTGTTCAACGCAGTCGGCGCAGTGATCGTCGCAATCTGGGGAACTGGCTACGTGAGTGAACTCGTCGAATTCTTTCGGCGACGACTTCGTTCCAGACCCGAGAACTAGGCCCCTACAGGCGTGTTCGATCGATGGTGCTGCTAACGGTCGCTCGAAGCAGTAGTCGGCGTCGGCAAAAAGACGATCGCTGTGATCAGCAGGCAAGTCCGTAGCCAGTAACCGTTACAGCAGCTTGGCATGCGTTTCATGTGTCGGGTTGCCAATTCCGGCCCTCGTTTTACGCCGCAGATGGTCGAATGGTGAGCGATGACAGTATCCGATGCAGATGATCATGACCGAACTCGCAGCGAGAGCGATGTATAGAACGAGTGAGGCGTAAGTTATGGCCCGTGAGACGGCGTCACCCTCTCGAGAGGAGATCGAAAAACGGATTCGAAAGATTGGGAAGTACTCCCGGGCAGTCCGTACAGGATTGGTGATCATTCTAAGTGCGTTTCTATTAGCCGTTGGTGTCGTCCTTCCCGCAAACCTCGACAGTCCATCACAGGCGATCGAAGCGATACTGATGCCACTCACGTTCGTCGGACTAGGTACCATCCTGTACGGAATCGGGATGCACCTTCACCTCATGCATTTGAATCTCGTCCGCCAGTTACAGCCAGAACCGGCGGACGACCAGCCATCGGCCCCCGAGCCAGATGATTGATTGTGAACCCGAATTCACCCGACTGTGAGTCGCTATCTTCGGGTAGCGGAAGTTTCAGAACGGAACGGACGGTCAGTCCACACGCCTGCCCACCTCCCTCTATTGACCGCCGGACAGCGGCGGGGTCCGAACGGAGCCGTAGTGAACTCCGTCGAAGATGGTCGGCTCGAAAAACGCGACTCCTCCGATATCGGGACGGACAGGGTTGTTACTCGAGTTTTAGGAACCCTCGAGACAACAATTGATTTCGAGTGGACTCGCCGGGCGGGCAACTGTAAACCTCGGTCGTGGTCAACCGCAGTACGGCGGAGGTGTTCGAGCGTGACCCGCTACTGCCCGCACTGCGGTGGCCGAATGGTGACCAAGACCTCGAGCGGCGGCCTCCCCCGTCGCGTTTGTGAGAACGGTCCACACGATCTACAGGAGGTGTCACAAGGCCAATGAGCGCTTTCCCAGAACCAACTGACGGCGAGCCGGTCGACTTCCTCGAGGAACGCGACGACGGAACCGAGTCGTGGACTCGAGCCGATCCACGCGAGGCACTGATCGAATCGTTCGGTCGGTTCGGGTACAAGGTTACGCTCAGAGACGGTGAGAGCGTCCACTACTGTGCGCTCGGGATCGAAGACGGCGAGTACGTCGGTCGGTGCGACTGCAAGGGCTGGCAGTACCACGACGGACCCTGCGCCCATCTCTGCACGCTTCGGAAGGCCGACTTCCTCGAGCTGATCGAGATCGAGGCCACGGACGGGAGCCCCGACGACGAATACGAGATGTGCCAGGCCACCGGCGAGACGCTCGAGGGGGAGCCACACGACACCGCAATCGAACGGACACACCACCGTGAACGGGAGGTAGAGGGACAAATATGACGCGCACGCACACCCGCGCACAAGGCACCTTCGGAGGTTACTACACCCCCCTTGCATCCGAACTGCATAACTCGACGCCGTCCGCGTATTCACGACTTATGCAAACCGGGGTGAGCCGATGAGCCGGATGGATCACAACCCGACGAGCCGGACCTCGTTCGGCTGTCCGGATGATCTGCTCGAGCAACTCGACGAGATCGCCGATCGCGAAGACAAGAGCCGGAGCCAGAAGCTCCGCGAACTCGTTCGTCAGGAGGTCGAAGCGAAAGGTGACCTCGAGGGACCACAGCCGATCCTTCCTGATGACGAGCGACTCGCCGATGCATATCGAACCCTCCACGATCGCGCTCACGCTCCACACAAAACCAAATCACGGGTTAAACTCGAAACGGCAAAGAACAAGCTCTACACCAACGACACACCGAAGACAGCCGTTCTCGAGGAGATCATCAAACCCCTCGAACACCTCGGGTACGTCTCCGTCTATCCGGGCAATCAGACCGTGTGGGTCGTCGTCCGACCGATGCGGTACACCGATGGCGAAGACATAATCGACGAAGCAGAGCCTGTCTCGGCATAGGCACACAGAAAAATCAGACCAAAGACGTCAGAGCGATCCCCACGAGACCGGATCCCACAAGCAGCCCCGTCGTCCATTTTCCGCCCTTGTAAATCAACCACAGTCGGGATGTCTTTGGTCGAAGCTCCTCGAGATCCTCTTCTACGACATCGAGATCCTCCTCGAGATCGGTCTCCATCCGCTCGAGCAGCTCCGTTACATGATCGAGTTTCTGCTCGATCTGAGTCATCCGTTCCGAGAGTTCATGATTCGAGGGGATGTCGTTAGATGGATCAGTAGCACTACTCACGCGAGATGAAACACCCCGGTTGCAGTCTGTTCGGCGCTGCTGGTATCGACGATCGTCACGGTCGCCTCGGGACCGACCGCAGGCTCATCGATATCCGTGGCCGTCCCGGCGGCTACTCCCGACGCGATCTCATCGGTGAACAATTCGGTTCCATCTTCCGCGAGCCAACTGACCTGGATGTCGTAGCTCCCGGTCGACTCGACCCGGCCGCGGAGGCGATCGGCACCGACCGCGGCCAGCGAATGCTCGATCGAGCCGTCGGCCGCAATCGTTGCACCGGACCAATCGGCTCGATCGGCGTCGGGGAGCGCAGTGATGTCGACATCGCCGAGGATGCGATTGTCGCGACTCGAGATATCGATCACGCCCTGATGGTCAACCGGGACAGTAGACGCGCTCACGTCGAGCGGCGTGTCTTCTTGCACTGCCACTGTACCGGCTTGGTTGACGGAGACAGTGTCTCGCTGCTCGACAGTCACGATACCATCGATCGACACGTCTTCCTCGAGATAGGCCGGAATCTGCGTATCCGTCTCGGTGATCGATACTTTCAGCAGATCGCGCGGGATGTCGGCTCCGATGATATCGTGGACACGATCGGTCTGTTCGCGGTGTTTGTAGGCTTCTGACTGTCTTCTCATTATTTCTGTGAGCTTTTGACGTAGCGATCAAGTGGCAGTTCTAGCTCGATCGGCTCCTCGCCGATCTCGGCGATTTCCTCTCGGCGACGGTATCGGCGATCCTTCCCTGCGGTAATCGGGACGGAGTCCGTCACAGTTCTATCGACGAACCCGCGGCCCCGACCTCCGCTCTCTGTCTCGACGCGGAAATCGCCAACAATCACCTCCGTGCCCTTGATCGGCTCGCTAGTCTCGCTGTCGACGACCTCGACGCCGACACTGATTAGATCGTCCTCCTCGACCAACTCGTAGTCGTGTGGGTCGCCGCGGCGCATCTGCCGCGACGGGAAGCCGCGAAGGACCCACTCGCCCTGCCCTCGTGAATCGGCCGGGCGGTGATACGGCGAGGCTTCTGCGTAGAACGCCATGTCCGGCGGGACCCGCGCGAACTCGTACCGACCATTCTCGTCAGTCGTCGTCGAGTCGTATGGCTCGCCACTCCCGACAAGCAGATTGACGATTTTACCCGCAATCGGGTCTCCATCTGGCGTTTCGACGGATCCCTCGAGCCCCGAATACTGATACTCGACAGTCGTACCATCATCGCCGAGTTGTACCGTGTCCTCGAGGGTGCCGCTGAGAGCGACCACGTCGACCTCGCCCGAGGTTTCGACCTCTGAGACGCCGTCCTCGTTCGTCGTCGCTGAGACAACGTCCGCAGAGACAGGATCGCCAGGAACCGGCTGTCCGTGGGCATCCTTGATGATGATTTTGAGCGGCGAGAAGTCAACATACACCCTCGTCTCAGCACCAGTGAGATCCTTCGTGACGAGGCCACCAGTCTCAGACTCGATGAGGACGATATTGTCACCATCCCGAGGGAGACTGTTTTCCCCAGAATGAACGCCAGTGGGAATGACACCCATTGAGAAGGATGTCGACGTGAGTCCGGTCCCACCAGCGAGATTCCCATTTACATAGGCGTACACCGTCCCATTGACGAAATCACCGTTTTTGGTAACTGAGCCCGAAACGAAGGTCCCCGCTCGCTCGGTCGTGACGCTTGCTGACGAGACGAGGCCCTGTATCTGAGGGGAATCGTCTCCACCCTCGGGGAGTATCGAGCCATCGGGTGACACGCTACTGTGGTTCGTGACAGGTGCGCTCGAGGCAAGTCCGTCGACCGTGAGGGTGTTGTCACCTTCTGGAAGCAGCGTGTCCGCCGGCTCGTCGTAGGTATGATCAGTCGTCGAAGCAGTGGAATCAATAGTCATTGAATCACCTTATTAGGACCACAACACCAGTAGGTCGCCTGCTGCGTCCTCGCTTTCGTAGCCATCTGCATTGACCGCGAACGTACTCGTTACACCCGACTCGAGTGGATTGGTGAAGTACGTTGTGTCGTCTGCTGGAACTCCGAACATCTCACCATTGCCGCACAGATCTAAGCCCTGATTGTTCGGGTCCCAGTTGACGCCGCTGGCCCCGTCTTTCGCAGAGCCGGCGAAGTATGCGCGATGTACGGTTGTCGAGTCCGTGGGTGTCACGTCCTCCTGTTGGCTGCTCTCTGTCTGCTTCGAGTGGACGACCGTTATCCCAGTAGCGTTCGGATATTCGTAATTGAAGTGGGCCACGTCTGAACTGTTGAACGTAATCGTACCGGAGTTCGACAGTTCGGTGTAGAGATTCCGAATCGTTTCGGCTAGTAGACTCTTACTGGGGTCAACGCTTCCGGGGTACGACCAATCCCCGAGGTAGTCGTATGGGCCGTGTAAATCGCCGTCTTTTGGAACATGGGTGTCGAACTCCCCCGAGGTATCGAGCCATGCAACGAACCACCCGTCATCCTTGACGCGGAAATTGACTGTTCTCGAGGTTGCCCGAGAAAAGCCGAAACTGAACAGGCCTTCGACCCCGTTCTCATACACATTGTGTGCGTCGACACTTCCGTTATTCAGTACCTCCGTCGGGTCGATCGAGTCCTCGGTCGAGTGGTCAAGCGCGTTCCAGTATCCGAGGAAACTGATTTCGCTGGTATCCAGTGCTGGTAGCGTCATAAGTCGTTATTCTCCGTATTGTCGACAGATTTCAGAGCTTCGACGCGCTCACGTTTCATCCGTTCATACTCTGATTCCTCGTTCTCACGAGGAACGCTCTCTCCTGCGAGAACGCCCTCGGGTGGTTTGTTGAGTATCCCTGTTTCCATTATTATATCACCTCAGTGTGCATTCGGCCGACGAGATCGACACTGCCGGATGCAGCGGGATTGTACCGAGCAACGTACTCTATTTTGTGCTCAGCTGGAATGATGGCCTGAAACTCGTCGACGAACGAGAACGGATCGTTGACCAATCCGAGCGGGCTGTTCGTCCAGCCACCGCCAACGGTGT contains:
- a CDS encoding AI-2E family transporter, with the protein product MAVFDTWDGKRLLWVGFGSVIAALIGIALFRYVGTVLFAIFVYYATRPLYRQLDRVIDYPNVTATVTILFVVIPMAAVIAYAGLVALRELDQFLASSELEAYRSLLQPYLRLAREGNIDRLRDAFTAGTGGSIGGIIRQDLAGVLGRLQSIAGFVFSVLARFFLMLTFLFYLLRDDQKLRRWFYESIDHDDEIVSYIESVDDDLETVFLSNLAVIAVAAVTAVATYTGLNYLASGGAVVATPVLLSLLIGIGTLIPAVGMKIVYVPYGLILLGLAVTTSTPLWHPVAFLVFTFVVVDTIPDFFARSYLSARSGVHMGLVLLGYFLGTLAFGWYGLFLGPIIVVLTVHFAHMIFPALGSALLGE
- a CDS encoding SWIM zinc finger family protein — encoded protein: MSAFPEPTDGEPVDFLEERDDGTESWTRADPREALIESFGRFGYKVTLRDGESVHYCALGIEDGEYVGRCDCKGWQYHDGPCAHLCTLRKADFLELIEIEATDGSPDDEYEMCQATGETLEGEPHDTAIERTHHREREVEGQI
- a CDS encoding carboxypeptidase-like regulatory domain-containing protein; amino-acid sequence: MTIDSTASTTDHTYDEPADTLLPEGDNTLTVDGLASSAPVTNHSSVSPDGSILPEGGDDSPQIQGLVSSASVTTERAGTFVSGSVTKNGDFVNGTVYAYVNGNLAGGTGLTSTSFSMGVIPTGVHSGENSLPRDGDNIVLIESETGGLVTKDLTGAETRVYVDFSPLKIIIKDAHGQPVPGDPVSADVVSATTNEDGVSEVETSGEVDVVALSGTLEDTVQLGDDGTTVEYQYSGLEGSVETPDGDPIAGKIVNLLVGSGEPYDSTTTDENGRYEFARVPPDMAFYAEASPYHRPADSRGQGEWVLRGFPSRQMRRGDPHDYELVEEDDLISVGVEVVDSETSEPIKGTEVIVGDFRVETESGGRGRGFVDRTVTDSVPITAGKDRRYRRREEIAEIGEEPIELELPLDRYVKSSQK
- a CDS encoding ribbon-helix-helix protein, CopG family — encoded protein: MDHNPTSRTSFGCPDDLLEQLDEIADREDKSRSQKLRELVRQEVEAKGDLEGPQPILPDDERLADAYRTLHDRAHAPHKTKSRVKLETAKNKLYTNDTPKTAVLEEIIKPLEHLGYVSVYPGNQTVWVVVRPMRYTDGEDIIDEAEPVSA